A stretch of DNA from Flavobacteriaceae bacterium MAR_2009_75:
CTTTCCACGTGCAATTAATTTCGGGGGACCATTTCTTTTTACGGTCACAAGACTATCGCCCGACTCTCCACCCCCATGTAAAAATAATAATAAAGGATATTTCTTATCATCTTCGGCGTCATAGTCTTCGGGATAGTATAGGTAATAGCTAAAGTTTTCTCTGGTAACGGTTTCCTGTTCTGCATCGACCAAACAAGGTTTCGACTGTGATGCACAGCTTTGAAAGGCTGCCATTAAAACTAAAAGTAGGTATTTGGGCATATTCGTAGTGAATCTCATTATGGAAAAATACGAATAAAAGAAAGTAGACCAAAAAGAAACGGATGCTCAAATGAGCATCCGCTTTATATTATTAAATAGAAAGTTTACATTTTTTAGCGATATAGAGTAAAATGGCCTACATAACGTATATCTCTATCATCATTTTGATTTACAACGTACCAATAATCACCTGTTGGAAGTTCTTTACCCTCATACGTTCCATCCCATTTACTCACCTGATCCAGCTCTGCTACTACCCTACCATAACGGTCGTAGATAATGACTTCAATATTGGGGAAGAAATCTCTATTGCCAGGAGCCCAATAATCATTCTCGTTATCCCCGTTCGGAGAGAAGAAATTTGGTATTTCAAGCATTCCGGTAAACTCGAAAGGTATAGCTGCTACGGCTTCACAACCGTTTTGGTCTACCACACGAATCTCTACCGTTCCACTATCTGTAGTAGTGTAAATACCTTCACTGCCGAAAGACGTGCCGTCAAAGAAGAATTCATAACCTCCATAGCCTCCTTCTGCGGTAGCCGTAATTTCATTGGGTCCGGTTTTCTCGGCGATCAAGGTCAACGGATCATAACCATCGATACTGAACTCGACCATATTGGTACAGCCATTTTCATGATAGATATACACATCATAATCGCCGGCCGGTAAATCGCCCCAAGTATGTTCAGTCGTCGCCAATGATGTAATTGCATCGGTTGGGTCAATAGGGTTTAATGCGAACATTAATTGCGGCATCAAGCTAGTATCTTGCATTTCGACTCTGGCGGTACTATTCGGAAAAATACCTTCACATCCATATTGTACAATGGGCTCTGCCGTTAAGTCTACTCCAATTTCTATCGGTATCAGAACGTCGGTATCACAAAGATTCGCATCTTGAACAAAAACGAAATAGGATTCACCACCAACCAGGTTATCAAAAAACAAATTATCATTTCTGACGAAAACTTCCGTACCATCTGAATTAGGACCTACCAACTTCGTTTCATAGTACGTTGCAGACGTTACCGTGTCTACAAAGGGGGTTCCTCCGGTTATAGTTAGCTGTGCCGTTCCGTCGGCAAAACCGATACAGGTTTCAGTAGATGGCACCACGTCGGTCACTTCTAATTCTAATGGTTCAGTAACTACAATTTCAAAAGTTTGCGGACAACCTTCTGCATCTTGGGCCAATACCGTATACGTCGGATTACTTGGGGTATTTGCAGGCAAGCCTGTAAAGGTATAGGTCAGTGGATCGTCAGGGTCTGAGAAAAATTCGCTCAAGTTCGGCTCAATGGCAAATTTCACCAAACCAGAAGCACCGCCGGTAACTTCCATGGTAATGGTTCCATCAGACTCCCCAAAACAAGATACAGGTGTACTACTATCATCAATGGTAACCGGTGCAGGTTCAGCAATCGTAAACGGACCTTGAACCAATCCGCAATTCGATCGGCTGATTACTGAAATCCAGTAATCACCGGATTCCAGATTCTCGAAAGTACCGAAATTCTGCATTGGCAAATTGTTGTAGGTCGGTAGGGTTTCTGCAACAAAAGCATCAGCACCCGGATCAGCATTATAAATTCTAAATTCATAAATACCAGTTCCACCATTGGCAACAGCCTCTATTCTACCATCAACTTCATATGCACAAGAAACGTCATAAGTTGGTGAAGCAGGATCCAAACTCAATGGCTCGGCGTCTGTTATCGTAATTCCGTTGGTATTACGAGCCAAACATGAACTTAAGCCACCAACTTTTCGCACCTCGAATCGGTATGAATCTCCAATGACACCTGGAATATTTGTTTTTACAGGCAAACCATTTGCATCGACTTCATCAACAGGAAACCAAGGTCCGCCAGAATTATAAACACTATACTCATAAGTTCCACCCTGTGGGTTATTCACCCGGATCATCATTGTAGCTGCATTACCACACGCGGGTACAGATGTCTGAATCAATGCAGGATTGATCGGAGGTGGTGGAATCACTTGAATAGGCGCCGAAACTACACCACAATTAAGTGTAGATACAACCTCAACAGCGTACCACCCACCTGGTATAACCCCTGTTGTACCCGTAAACTCAGGACTACTTTGATAACCGGTCATAGAAGCTACATCTGTATTATTGTTGCTATTAAGATGTAATAATCGGTACTGATACCCACCGCCCGGCACGCCGCCAATGGCCCCGGGGTTAGAAGTTCCCGGTTCAACGGCAACAATTACGGCATCGTTACCTTGAGGACATTCAAGTTCCCTAGTTATAATAGCCTCCGCTTCTATTTGAGGTACAGGTAACAGTTCTATATCTTCAAAATGTATACAGCCTTCGATATCTCTTACATATACACGGTAATTACCACTTGAAAGGCCCTCGAACCGATCATTATCACCATTCGCCGCAAAAGTTGCATATGAAGCATTACTATGTGCTGCGAAACCACTACCAACAGGGTTTTCGTATTCTAATCTATATTCATACGGTGAGTTATCCCAGCCACCAACAGTATTGGCTACAATCTCTCCTAAATCATTGCTACACCCCACCCTTCCTACTTCATCAAGGGAAGTTATACGCAACTGTTCACCAGGTCTTTCAATAGTACTTACATTACTGAACACCTCACAAGACGTCACAGTCTTACCATTTTCACGAATAACAACACGCAGGTTACCACTTGCAATACCTGTTATCACAGTCGGGTTACCGTCAAGGGAAACATCTAAAGTACCTGTTGAATTTCCGCCGACTGGTGTACCAAAAGAACCACCTGAGAAACCGGGATCCGATGCATTATAGACCCAATAATCATAAACACCGGAAAAGTTGGTCATACTTGGTAAATTGGTTATTTCGATGTTTAAAATTCCATCGGTTGCCCCAAAACAACCAATCGGTTGATTTTGGCTAATTGAGACCGTGGGCAGTACCGGTGTATCAACCACGTATGCGGTTATAGGGTATGTACAACCATTTTGATCGTTTACCTGTAGATTGTATTCGCCAGCTACCATAGGTAGATCGAACTCCACGAAGCTTCCGCTTGGTTGTGACACATCTGCCACTGGCGCTACCGAGAACCCCTGGTCTTCAATAATGAAGTTGGTAGTGCCCGATACATCGATACGAATTCGCTCAGGGTTTTCGCAATCCATTGGGGATAGTTGAGAAATCGTTGCCGTTACCGTATTAGGAGCCCGTACAGTTACTGAATCATTGAATTCACAACCATTAGCGTCAATAGCATATATAGTAATCGTTTGATCAGAACCTGTATCTACTATTTCGAATGTCGGGCTTGTTTGGTAACTATCGGCCAAATCAATTTTGTAACCGTAAGGTCCTCCGTTTCCGATATTCGTCCCGACAATACTTGCCGTTACGTTTGTAGTACTATATTGATTAGCTGCAGGGTTACATACCAAGGTACCTGAAGTAACATCGATCTCAAATGGAGGTGGCTCATTTATAATTACTTCCTCCCTATCAAAACAACTTCTATCGGTCACTACCTCTATCACATAGGTACCCGGAGCTAAGTTTGAAAATGCCCCAGAAAGATTATCATCAATTCTACTAGAATTATCTAGGCCAGTTGGCATTGCTGCCAATGTACTGGAATACAAATTATATTCTCTTATTCCGTCAATATCCGTACCTCCTTGCACAGAGACTGCAATGCTTCCATCTCCCAATCCGTTACAACTAACATCAGTAGCCCCGGTATCATCAATAATCGGAGATGTAGGTGCTGTTCGAAGGATATCGTCGACGATAAATGTACAATTGACAGATCCATCATCGACCAAATTATCTTCTACTAACACTTGATAATCACCAGGTGGAATATTTGGAAATATACCGTCGCTATCAGGGTCGATAACATTTATAGAGGTACCAAACATATCGGTTCCCGAAAGTACATAGTTAAAGTTTCCACTACCCCCATTTGCGTTTATAGTTATTATACCGTCACTTTCTTCACAACTTGGGTCGGTGCTAAAACCACCCGATGCCGAGAGCACCTGAAAAACTTCAGCTACATCGTCTACATCACAGCCATTGGCGTCAATTACATGCACTGGGTAATCTCCTATATTATTTACTGTAAAGATTGCCTGTGTATTTACATTAGGATCATATACCGGTGTTTGGCTAACCCCGTTCAAGGTAAAAGTTGGCGTGTCGATATTTGCGGGCATTTCAACCGTTATTTCAAAACCTCCGACAGGTGTGGTAACATCACATTGATTATTAACAGATATCGTTGGTTCGGGCAAATCAGGATTCATTTGAATTACCGCAGCAGACACCCTAAAAGAACAGTTATTTGCGTCTCTGACCCAAATATCATAATCGGTTCCTGGAGATAGAGAACCTGGTAATGAAACCGTCGAGGCATCACTAAAATCACCCGGCGTAGGCGGGGTGCCTGAAGGCATATACGCATACAAATACGGACTACCGGTCGCAAACGGTGTTCCTCCACTACCTCTTACCGTTAATTGACCTAAAGCATTACAATTGGCGTTTTGATTGTCAATTATGTCTACTCTTGGCATATTTATAATCGCCTCATCTTCATCACCACTAGAACAATCACCAGAATCTAATACGGATATACCATACCTACCTTGTGGCACTGTCAAATCGCTGCCAAGAGAGGTCAAAGAAGAATTGGTTACATTATAGACCTCGGCACCAGTATCTAAATTGGTAATAACTATATCAAATGGTCCTGTACCTGAAGTTATATTATAATTGACCCCCACGTCTCCGTTTCGACAGGTAGCACCATCAACTGTTAGGTCAACAGTGGAACCAGGCCCATTTGGCAGGGTTATCACTTCTTGATATAAACAACCCGTGGTGGTATCACGAACTTCAACCGTATAGGATACTCCCCATAACAGATTGGTAAAGCAATGATTTGCCGGTGGATTACTTGGGGTGACCCATCCTAAATTCGGATCAGGGTCTGCCAACCGTATTTCATAGTTTCCTGAACCATCAACAATATCGACACAAACCGTTGTTCCCCCAGGACTACAGGTCGCTGGTGGTGTTGGGTAGGTGGGTATGATATCTAGGTTCGCAGTATCAATCGTAAAAGGTTCGATATCGTTACAACCTCTAGAGTCTACAACAATAACTTGATAATTACCGGGCACTAGACTTGGGTCAGTAATCGTCAGTGAAAAATCAGAATCAGCCACATTAGATTGTCGTACAAACTCATTACCAAAGTTATCTTCTATGATTACAGTATATTCTTCAACCCCTGAAACTGGTAAATCAACCGTCACCCCCCCAGATAAATCTCCTGTAGAACAGGTCGCATCGATAGGTGTTACTGCTACTTCGGGAGCAGGATTAGGGTCTGCCACCACATTAACAGGAGTTACAGCGGTTATACAATTTCTAGAATCTTTAACTAAGTATTCATAATTGCCAACTGCTAGACCCGAGTAAATCGTCTGGTCTGAGAAACTATACGTTGATGATGGATCAGGATTGTTAGGGTCAGGTACCAATGTACCAGCTGGTGCAAAAACGACTTCAAAAGGAGGTACCCCTGATGATACCGTTGGAATCACCTCAACAAACCCACTGTTTGCATCTCCACAACTGGGGCCGACAATACGATGCGTAGAGGCAATATTGGTAGGTTGGGCAAACGTTAACGCTTCAGAGGTATTAGAACAGGAATTGTTATCACTTATTTCAACAGTATAATCACCATGCTGACCGAATGGCACCGTATACGTAAACGGGTTTGAAGGAATTGGGTTTCCTGTGTGACCTGCTACCGCTGCGCCGTCTAAAAATATTGTATATGAAGTAGATGCAAGGTTAGAAATATCACCTCCTGTAATGGTAATTTCCATTTCACCATCTCCCCCACAAGGTATTTCACTCACCATAGCCAAATTTGCCTGTATCTGTGGTGGAATCCTTACTGTCGAGGTTGAAGCTATACAATTGTTTCCATCAACGACTTCAATAGTATAATTACCCGGTACTAAATTATTAAAAGTATAGGTTCCCGGGGTTCCTGACACGTTCAATGGTCCTCCATTAATTCTATACCTATGACTGGTCAATGGTGCCGAACCGGCTGAAGACGTCACTGTTATTTCAGAACTGTTGGTCGAAGAATAACAAAAATCTGCACTGTCAAACGCTATGCTCGGTGCCGAAACACTAGTAAGCGTAAATGTTGTTGAAGCCGTACAACCTTCTGTATCTATTACAGTTAAGGTATATGTACCCTCTTCCGTCAAATTACCAAAAGTACGTCCGGTTTTTGGGCCCTGCGTTCTTCCATCGGTAGCTGGCCATTCCAATTCATACCTATAGCCGCCAAAGCCACCGGTCGCATCTGCCCTTACTCTACCAATATTGTTGTTCTGGCAGCTCATATCGGTTACAGTTGGAGTGATACTCAACGGGGTAGCTGCTTCCTCCACATCAAAAGAAGCGGTAGAAGTACAGTTAGTATCATTATCGGTTACCGTAATTTCATAAGTACCAGCTCCCAAGCCCGAAATAGGAATATTTAGACTAGTGCTGTTGGTACCACTTGTAACTAAAGCTGCTGAAGGGGTTGTTCTATTGACTACATAATCATAATCCGTCGCATAACCATCGACTAAGAAACCTCCGTTGCCATCAGTTGCTCCAGGACATACCCGCAAATCACCTCCTGCTTGAATACGGGCTCTTATAGTGCTAAAACCACCGGTCGTAAAACTGGCCGTATAGGTACACCCATCAGTATCGGTTATTTCGAACTGATAAGAGGTGTCTAAACTAAGCCCATTAAACACATTGCTTGCTTGGGCAGGTGGTAAGGTTGTAGTTGGATTGGATGAAATAATTTCGTACTGAGCTACCGGGAAACCTGATGGCTGTACATCAACGGTTACCCTGCTTGTTCCTGATGCGCAATCTAGATTATCTTGGGCAAAATCAATGGAAGTCGGGGGTACCGGTTCAGAAACCGTAATAGGGCCCAGGGCCTGATAGCAACCTGCATCATCCCGTACATAAGGTATATATGTACCGGGCGCCAAACCGGTAAAATTGGTACCAGATTGATAGTTAGTGTTATCTACGCTATATTCATAACCGGAACCGGAACCACCACTTGCTGGCGTAAAATCAATTGTAGCACCTCCATTCGCACAGGTATAGTCTTGGGTCAAACCAGCTGCACTACTCAAGCCACCGGCAGAAGTAACGGTTACAGATGGAAGTGACAAAATACAGCTAAATGCACCCTGCGAGTAGCGTACTTCAATAATATTATAAGTACCATCTGCCACAGGTATGGTAGAAGATGTCGTAAATGGGTCACCTGCATTATTTGTAGCCCTATATTCTAAATTGAAACCTCTTGGGTCATTTATGGTAAAATCAACCTTTCCGCCGCCATTGGTACAGGTACCCACTATATCCGATGCCGTAATATCCGGTGGGTCTAGCTCAGCAACATATTCCGATTTTTCGGCGGTACAACCTTGGTCATCCGTAATGAAAAAGGTGTAAGTACCGGGACTGGTTACCGTATAAGAGCTGGTTCCGGTGAACGTTCCTCCTGAATCGCCACCATCACTTACCGTATAACTATAAGTACCAGAACCCCCGGAAGGAGTTACGTCAATATCAACACTTGTGATGTCAGAACAACCAAAGCTCATACCATTAGTATCGGTAACCACTGAAATAGGACTTAAACCTACCCCCACAGTAATCGGGTCACCATTGGTATCGGTGTATTGAATAGGAGCAGGAATTCCGTTTGGTATATCTTCCTTACAGTCATTAGTTTCAACCTTAACGGCATAAGTGCCTTCACTTACTGCACCGAAAGTGTAGGTATTGCTCGAAATGGTCGAAGTAAATTCTATTTCTGCTCCGTTCTCGTCCAATAAAGTATAGACATATGGACCGGGCACTTCAGGATTAACAGTAACATCGATACTTCCGGTTTCACCACTACAAACCGGATTAGTAAAAGTTACATCAATCTCGATATCAACTTGCTCAATTTCAATTACTTCATATAAGTATTCACAAACTTGCCCAGAAATATTCAATCTGGCCTGAACCTGATATGAACCTGGATCAAGGTTATCGAAAATAGATGAGGATTGGTAAGGTCCAAAAGCATTTGCCCCTTCACGAATTCTAAACTGATAACTATTAGGTAGACCTGTAACTTCTATTCGCCCAGGATTATTACAAACAAAATCTTTTTTAGTATACGTCTGGGTTATCGTGCTTTTGACTACTTCAATATAATAATATTGCCCCCCATTTACCTGTACCCTAAATTCTGCACCATTTGCAGCCGAAATGCTGCTTGCATCAAGATTAAAAGTAGGTGTATCTGCAACCTCGGTATAAGTTGATGTGTAATCAGGGCATTCTAAATTTGTGTTGGGAGTGGCGCCTGTCAACTGCTGCCAAGAGACACCACTCGTTGGCGACCCTGATAAAGAGATAGTCCGATCGTCAGAATCACCACAAAGAATGAATCGAGCAATCGTTGCTCCATCATTGGTACAATTAACGGTCTCATCAGCTCCTTGAACGATAGTCATGAACATAGGGGCAACGGCCGCTTTGTTCTTCTGACTATTTTTGACTGTATTCTTCAGAAAAACCGAGTTGCTCTTTGCAGTTTCCACTTTCTCTATTGAGACAGCATCTTTTACTGCTTCGGCAACCTCACTTATAAAAGTGTGTACTTTAGCATTAGCTATCGATGTTGCGCATACTACTGTGAAACATAAGAACAGTAGGGCAACAAGAACATGCCGCATTTTTTTTGGGAACATAGGTTAAGTCTTAGTTGATAAGAATAGATGCGATTTGGGAGCATTTTATTCTTAAGTGTAATTATTTAAACTTATAAATTCTCTTTATATTTATCCGCTAGGCATACATTAATATTACTTTTAACGTGAAACCATGAAAAATAGTGTACTTCTTGTCTTTTTAACCATTGCCATTTTCAATTCGTCTTGCGCTCAAGATGCTGAAAATCAAGTAAAAGACCCTAAAAATACCCCCTTTACCCAAGAGCTGATAATCGATGAAATGCAGATTCCGTGGGGAATGACATTTTTACCTGATGGAAGTATGCTCGTAACTGAAAAATCGGGAGAGATTATCCACTTTAAAGAAGGTGTTAAGACAAAAATCTCAAACGTTCCAGAAGTATATGCGAGAGGTCAAGGTGGATTATTGGATATCGAGGTACATCCCGATTACGAAAACAATGGATGGATCTATATTTCTTACGCTTCTGAAGAAGGGGAAGAAAAAGGTGGGCATACGGCATTAATACGTGCTAAATTAAAAGACAACTCATTAATTGACAATGAGTTACTATACAAAGCCACACCCAACACTACCAAAGGTCAACACTTCGGCTCTCGAATTGTATTTGATAATGATGGCTACTTATTTTTATCAATAGGAGAACGTGGTGCACGTGATGAGAACCCACAAGATTTAACGCGAGATGGAGGTAAAATCTATCGCTTTCATGAGGATGGTAAAATACCCGATGACAATCCTTTTGTCGGGCAAGATGGTGCAAAGACCGCAATTTACAGCTACGGACACAGAAACCCTCAAGGCTTGGCCAAGCATCCGGAAACAGGTGAAATATGGGACAACGAACACGGACCAAGAGGTGGTGATGAAATAAATGTTATCAAACCCGGAGCAAATTACGGGTGGCCCGTAATCACTTATGGCATTAATTACAGCGGTACAACCATTACAGACGAAACAGAAAAAGAAGGTATGGAACAACCCCTTTACTATTGGGTACCTAGTATAGCCCCTAGTGGTATGGCTTTTATTTCTTCTGATAAATATGGTGATTGGCAAGGTAGCATTTTAGTAGGTTCCTTAAAATTTCAATATTTAGAGCGTCTAGAACTTGAAGGCAACAAAGTAGTTAACCGAGAAAAGTTGATGGCCGATATAGGTCGTGTACGTGATGTAAAAGAAGGTCCTGATGGTTTAATTTATGTTGCGGTTGAAGGCAAAGGCATTTATAAATTAGTTCCGAAAAGTTAAATTATACTTCGAAAATTTACGTTCCTAATTTATCGTTTATGAAGTTTTTATTCGTTCTGGTCGTTTTGACCACTACCACTAACTCTTTCTATGCACAAGAGGCGGACTTGGAGGAAAGTATGATAAGGGGAAAAGAAATCTACATAGATTTTTGCGCTACCTGTCACATGGAAAACGGTGAAGGGGTCCCCAACACCTTTCCCCCACTAGCACAGTCTGACTATCTTGCCAAAAACAGGGAAGCTAGCATCAAGGGTGTTAAATACGGTCAACAGGGTGAAATAGTGGTCAATGGTGTAACTTATAACAATACAATGGCTCCGATGGGTCTTGAACCCGAAGAAATTGCCGATGTTATGAACTATGTCATGAATTCTTGGGGCAACTGGTCGGATAAATTAGTTACGACCGATGAAGTTGATGCCATCACCAAATAAGAGTTAAACATCCGCACCCGCCTCAATAGCCGCCTTTACTGAACCGTATTTTTTCAACAGCTTTTCAGCGTCGTTGTATGGTATTCCCAAGCCTTCGGCCACGTAGCGCGCTCCCCTATCAACTAGCTTGACGTTACTCAACTGCATATTAACCATCTTGTTACCTTTTACCCTGCCTATTTTAATCATTAAAGCGGTTGAAATCATGTTCAATGCCAATTTTTGTGAAGTACCGCTTTTCATTCGGGTACTTCCAGTAACAAACTCTGGCCCAACATTCATTTCTATAGGTATATCGGCTGCCGTAGCCAAGGGAGAGCCAGGGTTATTTGTAATTCCCGCAGTCAAAAGTCCATTTTTCTTTGCTTGGTCAATTCCTCCCAGAACGTAAGGGGTTGTACCCGAGGCGGCTATACCGACAACAACGTCCATTTCATTAATATCATGAACCATCATATCTTTCCAAGCCTGTTCGGTATCATCTTCGGCATTTTCTACCGATTTTCTAATAGCCCTATCACCACCTGCGATAATACCGATTACACGAGTGTGAGGTAAACCATAGGTCGGCGGTATTTCAGAAGCGTCCAAAACTCCTAATCGACCACTGGTGCCCGCACCAATATAAAAGAGCCTGCCTCCTTTTTCAAATCTTTCCGCCAAAGCATCGACCAATTTGGTAATATTAGGTATAGCATCGGCAACGGCTTGGGCAACTTTCTGGTCTTCTTCATTCATCTTTTGAAGAATAGAAACCGTATCAAGTGACTCAAGATTATCGTGGTTTGAGGGTTTTTCGGTTATTTTGGTATAGTTCATAGTTATTATAAAATTCTGATATCGTGGTTTCTGAATGAATTTAAAAGTTCGTTTTCCGGATCAAGTTCCGTAATCATAGTGTTTATAGCATTAATATCACATGTTTTGTATCGATGCTGAGAGTTCAGTTTTTCTGAAATTGATAAAAGTACCGTTTTTTTCGAGCATTTTATGACTGCTTTTTTCACTTGTACTATATCCCAATCGAACTCGGTAAGCCCATAAAACGAATCTACATACCCCGTACCAATAAAACTATAATCAACCTTTATTTCTGAAAGATTATGTATAGCATTGGCACCAATCGTGGTCTGAGATTCACTGGAGACCTGACCTCCAACAATTATAACATTTACATTCGGTTTGGTCAATAATTCAGAAGCGACGGGCAAGCTATGTGTAAAACAAGTAATCTCTAGATTTTGGGGTAACAAGCGAGCCAGTTCAGAGCAAGTAGTTCCACCATCAATAAAAATAACGGAACCAGGTTTTAATAAAGTCAGCGCTTTCTCCGCTATTTTGTTTTTCTCCTCTAACTTATAAATATTTTGATTTCTAGTACTGTTCATCGTAAAACCCAATGAAACGGCACCACCATGTACTTTTCTTAACTTATTTTCTGCATCGAGTTCCTTTACATCACGACGTATGGTATCTATCGAAACATCAAGGGTCTCGGCAATATCGGTCAGTAAAATACGATTATGAAGCTCTACTTCGCTCAAAATCGTTTGTTGTCGTTCTTCCTTTAGCATGTTATCAACTAATTCATAAATATCCGGCAGCAAATATAGCCAATATTATCGAATGCCGTTTTTTACCGCTTTAAAGTTAAGAAATCTTTAAAAAAGCAAAAAACAGCACAATAAAAAGCAAAAAACAGCATTTAAAACCAATTCTTGCCTATATTTGCATCATTCTAAACCTCTACCTAAAGAACAAAATTGAAATGAAAACAATCTTAGAAAGAAACGGTTCAAACATCGAATACAGACCTGTTGGGCAATTCGAAGAAACAAGATTCGAGAAAATACATAATGTTATTTTTTCCGATTCTAATGAAGCTTCCGTCAAGGTAGCCGAAGAAATTGCTGCCCTAATCAGGAAAAAACAAGAAGTTAAAAAGACATGTGTACTGGGGCTGGCTACAGGGTCTTCACCTATTAAAGTTTATGAAGAGTTGGTTCGTATGCATCAAGAAGAAGGACTGAGCTTCTACAACGTAGTTACTTTTAATCTTGA
This window harbors:
- a CDS encoding gliding motility-associated-like protein, whose amino-acid sequence is MFPKKMRHVLVALLFLCFTVVCATSIANAKVHTFISEVAEAVKDAVSIEKVETAKSNSVFLKNTVKNSQKNKAAVAPMFMTIVQGADETVNCTNDGATIARFILCGDSDDRTISLSGSPTSGVSWQQLTGATPNTNLECPDYTSTYTEVADTPTFNLDASSISAANGAEFRVQVNGGQYYYIEVVKSTITQTYTKKDFVCNNPGRIEVTGLPNSYQFRIREGANAFGPYQSSSIFDNLDPGSYQVQARLNISGQVCEYLYEVIEIEQVDIEIDVTFTNPVCSGETGSIDVTVNPEVPGPYVYTLLDENGAEIEFTSTISSNTYTFGAVSEGTYAVKVETNDCKEDIPNGIPAPIQYTDTNGDPITVGVGLSPISVVTDTNGMSFGCSDITSVDIDVTPSGGSGTYSYTVSDGGDSGGTFTGTSSYTVTSPGTYTFFITDDQGCTAEKSEYVAELDPPDITASDIVGTCTNGGGKVDFTINDPRGFNLEYRATNNAGDPFTTSSTIPVADGTYNIIEVRYSQGAFSCILSLPSVTVTSAGGLSSAAGLTQDYTCANGGATIDFTPASGGSGSGYEYSVDNTNYQSGTNFTGLAPGTYIPYVRDDAGCYQALGPITVSEPVPPTSIDFAQDNLDCASGTSRVTVDVQPSGFPVAQYEIISSNPTTTLPPAQASNVFNGLSLDTSYQFEITDTDGCTYTASFTTGGFSTIRARIQAGGDLRVCPGATDGNGGFLVDGYATDYDYVVNRTTPSAALVTSGTNSTSLNIPISGLGAGTYEITVTDNDTNCTSTASFDVEEAATPLSITPTVTDMSCQNNNIGRVRADATGGFGGYRYELEWPATDGRTQGPKTGRTFGNLTEEGTYTLTVIDTEGCTASTTFTLTSVSAPSIAFDSADFCYSSTNSSEITVTSSAGSAPLTSHRYRINGGPLNVSGTPGTYTFNNLVPGNYTIEVVDGNNCIASTSTVRIPPQIQANLAMVSEIPCGGDGEMEITITGGDISNLASTSYTIFLDGAAVAGHTGNPIPSNPFTYTVPFGQHGDYTVEISDNNSCSNTSEALTFAQPTNIASTHRIVGPSCGDANSGFVEVIPTVSSGVPPFEVVFAPAGTLVPDPNNPDPSSTYSFSDQTIYSGLAVGNYEYLVKDSRNCITAVTPVNVVADPNPAPEVAVTPIDATCSTGDLSGGVTVDLPVSGVEEYTVIIEDNFGNEFVRQSNVADSDFSLTITDPSLVPGNYQVIVVDSRGCNDIEPFTIDTANLDIIPTYPTPPATCSPGGTTVCVDIVDGSGNYEIRLADPDPNLGWVTPSNPPANHCFTNLLWGVSYTVEVRDTTTGCLYQEVITLPNGPGSTVDLTVDGATCRNGDVGVNYNITSGTGPFDIVITNLDTGAEVYNVTNSSLTSLGSDLTVPQGRYGISVLDSGDCSSGDEDEAIINMPRVDIIDNQNANCNALGQLTVRGSGGTPFATGSPYLYAYMPSGTPPTPGDFSDASTVSLPGSLSPGTDYDIWVRDANNCSFRVSAAVIQMNPDLPEPTISVNNQCDVTTPVGGFEITVEMPANIDTPTFTLNGVSQTPVYDPNVNTQAIFTVNNIGDYPVHVIDANGCDVDDVAEVFQVLSASGGFSTDPSCEESDGIITINANGGSGNFNYVLSGTDMFGTSINVIDPDSDGIFPNIPPGDYQVLVEDNLVDDGSVNCTFIVDDILRTAPTSPIIDDTGATDVSCNGLGDGSIAVSVQGGTDIDGIREYNLYSSTLAAMPTGLDNSSRIDDNLSGAFSNLAPGTYVIEVVTDRSCFDREEVIINEPPPFEIDVTSGTLVCNPAANQYSTTNVTASIVGTNIGNGGPYGYKIDLADSYQTSPTFEIVDTGSDQTITIYAIDANGCEFNDSVTVRAPNTVTATISQLSPMDCENPERIRIDVSGTTNFIIEDQGFSVAPVADVSQPSGSFVEFDLPMVAGEYNLQVNDQNGCTYPITAYVVDTPVLPTVSISQNQPIGCFGATDGILNIEITNLPSMTNFSGVYDYWVYNASDPGFSGGSFGTPVGGNSTGTLDVSLDGNPTVITGIASGNLRVVIRENGKTVTSCEVFSNVSTIERPGEQLRITSLDEVGRVGCSNDLGEIVANTVGGWDNSPYEYRLEYENPVGSGFAAHSNASYATFAANGDNDRFEGLSSGNYRVYVRDIEGCIHFEDIELLPVPQIEAEAIITRELECPQGNDAVIVAVEPGTSNPGAIGGVPGGGYQYRLLHLNSNNNTDVASMTGYQSSPEFTGTTGVIPGGWYAVEVVSTLNCGVVSAPIQVIPPPPINPALIQTSVPACGNAATMMIRVNNPQGGTYEYSVYNSGGPWFPVDEVDANGLPVKTNIPGVIGDSYRFEVRKVGGLSSCLARNTNGITITDAEPLSLDPASPTYDVSCAYEVDGRIEAVANGGTGIYEFRIYNADPGADAFVAETLPTYNNLPMQNFGTFENLESGDYWISVISRSNCGLVQGPFTIAEPAPVTIDDSSTPVSCFGESDGTITMEVTGGASGLVKFAIEPNLSEFFSDPDDPLTYTFTGLPANTPSNPTYTVLAQDAEGCPQTFEIVVTEPLELEVTDVVPSTETCIGFADGTAQLTITGGTPFVDTVTSATYYETKLVGPNSDGTEVFVRNDNLFFDNLVGGESYFVFVQDANLCDTDVLIPIEIGVDLTAEPIVQYGCEGIFPNSTARVEMQDTSLMPQLMFALNPIDPTDAITSLATTEHTWGDLPAGDYDVYIYHENGCTNMVEFSIDGYDPLTLIAEKTGPNEITATAEGGYGGYEFFFDGTSFGSEGIYTTTDSGTVEIRVVDQNGCEAVAAIPFEFTGMLEIPNFFSPNGDNENDYWAPGNRDFFPNIEVIIYDRYGRVVAELDQVSKWDGTYEGKELPTGDYWYVVNQNDDRDIRYVGHFTLYR